TGtatttcttgcattcaacaGCCGTATAACATGATTGGAAACTACATGTAAGCTAGTGGAGTAGAGCTACTAGCCGTTCCACACTAACTATGAATAAAAGCCAATGACATAAAAAGGTAGTATAAAATAGTTGTGTATGTTCTTCCTTGGTGTGATAAATGCAGTTGATCCTGCGAAATATAAATGCCAGTTTGTTCAGTTCCTAGCCGGTTTCATATTTTTGAATGAACGAAGCTAAAGGTGAAGAATACTTTACAACGCTGACATTTGAGCTGACGGCAGTAAAGAGGGTGATATCATAATGTCATTTATTAAACAGAGCAGTTAGGAAAAACTGTATCGGTTACAGTTTTCCCTAACAATTAATCCTGTTTTGAGGTTTACAAAGTTTTAGCATGCAATCGATGTCTCCATCACACTTGGTAATTTCTGACAGAGGAGTGTTTACTGATTTGTTACACACACATCAAAACAAGATGTTTTTTCAGAAACACTGATTTTTGCAaaactacaaaaacaaaaaaaatcatgtttttttctaaaaaaccATGATTTGAAGGATTCAATTTTTTCATGCCAACCCTATGTAAAAGTGAAACCACATTAATAGGCTGTCTGCCAGTTAGCAAGACAGAACCTGTTTATACCATTGAGTTAAACGAGAAAGAGCATTGTATGAGTCCAGACCTGATATCATTTTCCGTCATGTCGTCAGTGACATTGCCAACATACAATGTGGTTATGGACTTGTCATCTGGTGGAGAGATTGACGGCATTTGACTGTATCGGTCAAGGAGCTTGTGAGCGACAGGGTCATTCTGCCCATAGAACCTGTCTTTGATGTTCTGATCAGCCAGGGGGTCGTCAGGGTCTGTCGGGCGGTCATGCCTGCCCATAGAAGATGATACGTTATACTTTGAGGATGTGCTCCGGTGTACTATACTCAAGTGTACACGCGAATACTCAATCGTGCAACTGATGGGTTTTGGACGAACCTCAGAACATTCtacttttccaaaaaaaaactCTTCGATCTTAGCACAAGCAAACACCAAAAACTGTTTATGATGCAGTAAAAACTATCAATATTCCGCAAACTATACACAACCTATTGACTTGACAGTTCTAATATGAAGGTTATCAAGAAGACTGGTCAGTTTTAGAACTGAGAGAATTCTAACAGGCTCAGTTTAAATGGGATGAGAATTTCAAACTCCTTAAAAAGACATGAACCTTAAAGACAGCAGTGTTATTGCAGTGAGTTGAAAACTAGTTAGCGCAGAGTTCAGAGAGTTAGAAAGCTGGCGCAGCAACACCTGCTTAAATACACGCAACCTCACAACTTTCTCCAAATAGCCTTTGCATGGCTAACCAATTGGTGACTCCTGACAGTTTCACAAAACCAACAATTCTCACATTGACATGGACAAAAAAACTTGAAGCAAATTTTGCTAATAAGCTAGATATCCATATATGCAGCTAGTGAAGCCACAGACACAACTCTAGACAACATATTAGCGTCAAGTTGATAGTGAGGCACATTTAGCTGCATAATTTATAAAGAGGAAAATGGTATATACCATTAAAGGTGTTTCAGCATCAGCTAGCTATCATGTAAACGAGGCAATGATCGTAAAAGGGTGTATGGAAGGAAAACTGAACCACCATAGTAAAAAAGTGATGAGACGGTCAGATCTAATAAACTGTAGGCTATGAACTATTTCAACTACTAAAATTAATGCTCCTACATCCCATGGCACAGCACTTTCTCGCAGAAGACATCACAAACTAACGTCGTTTATAAGTAACATAAAATATTCTTCTTTACCCTAATATACTAGATactaaatatactaatataGTATATTAGGTGAGTACGACAAGCTTACTCTGTATCATGAACAAATTGTCcactttacaaaattaaaattgctaTCATTACTTGCTACTGTTACATGCTGCTATTACTTGCTACCGTTCTTGATATGTTCTCGATGGTGTGCgctcaacttattgtaaaattatctcaatcatggtctataataccagtgagattgatcataaaaaggggagaagttgtcgatgcaaactaatattgctgcagttatggtacagcccacaaattaaaaaagttaagtcaagtttttcctttttgcatgccGAAAGGGGTGAATTTGGAAAAATCTTGGAACGAATTAGACAATCTACAAtctttactgttcttataacataaattccatcTAACTTAAACGTAGctggaacgaattatttacGTTGGAGGAGCGCTTAttgtatattacatagacaactttcatgacattctagttccatcaaatgtgtcaacaaaacagagaGCAGTTGCtgtgcaattgttcataaatacaaagtcGATCAATTGGTGTAGGTGTTACAGCGTAAGTTTACCAATCTGAGTGTCACGAGTTAAGAGTATCGTCGAAAGCTATCTTTTATCccaaccttgacccctggatacagataaaTGACATACAGGTAGACATGGCTCTTTctatagcaaaaatatattttgtttgctttatcgtagacatataaaatatttgttattagctttccTTTCAGAATAGATGTTGCTGtctgaaaaaataaacaaatcattgtaaatggaCGGGGAAGATGTGAACTCCCAAccaacttgttgtaaaattaccgcaattaTGGTCTATAAAAGTGGTGAAATTAATCAGGAAAATAATtcttgatgcaaaccaataatccTGCAGGTAgctcacaaattaaaaagtaaagttaagtttttcctttttgcatggccaaaggggtgagcttaggaagatcttggaacggattagacaATTTATATGTTCGTACAACTGTATagttataaacatataatttgtTGTTCGAATGTAAGTATAATGAATTTGTTATAATGTTACAAGTTATATGTTACTTATGTTACATATAACTTAACATGCTATATGTTAATACTTAACTAAAACTTAATGTTATGTTATAATGAATGTAAATGtttctggaatggattatttacgttgtacgTACATAGTATAAGCCACAAGGAAACTACAGTTAGCAATGTTTTTAAAGCCTACTCGTGAAGAGGTGAATGGCATAACTTCCGTGGCATAATCTAAACAATTTAATCCCTGTGGGCAATGAGATAGTCTACAGTAAAGGTTCATGATAAGAACAAAATTAACAAGGTCAACAGCAGACAAATTGAGTTCTTTTCATTTTGGCTAAATCTTTACCCAAACTAGATTCCTAACTGAAGCTCATGCATGATAATTATTTGTTCTACACCCTAACCATATCGCTAATGTCTAAAACTAGCAAAGCCTTACAGATGAGTTAATAATTCATTGCTTACACAAATAGTGGACAAAACTAATACCACAAATACATCTATTTGCTATCATTAAAAGTATAGTTTGTCAAAATTGAAAACTTGATAAATTTTGTAAGATGACAAATACCTCACTGAACTGAGTTACAAGTAataacattaaaggttgacttgcaacaaaatacacatcacagttatttggtatcaaacgattcaccatgtcatactctgctgtgttgcaggtgcaaagtatgtggaaatgtgattacaaactcttaaaagctcaaaaacgaacagtaattcgcagccatcacgagacagccgtagattagaatctctttccaaaacggctcaaatgggacgtagttgtacaagatggcttctgtttacactttcacgcaacctcattcgtcgaaatattttcacaaatatatttcatgcattcgataaaaccatgtctattgttcttacgcgtctatttcatcatcattgtaatgctgttactttgagcacggatatctcaaaacctattgtaaaaattgtttaattttttaatcttagctcgaaggagtgcatatcatcctctgataaacatgacgagcctgttggtcacctgtgatagtcgaaaagtTCTGCAGAAactattcgcgctgtttggcaggaagtatgggtcacataatcagattacgactagatgattacaccaagccgaaacaaaactgtaaagtagcgagcgtctatatttgatacggggtcttcggtaaaaccctaagtgtttgtcataaactagtactacgagaagttttatattgagccttttattggcctttaagtttacatgagaacatcacgtgacaaaacaataaccaaatgtaatgattacgtcagagaaataaactgattccaatctacggcggtttcgtgatggcggcgattaactgttcgtttttgagcttttgagagcttgtaatcacatttccacatattttgcacctacaacacagcagagtaagacatcgtgaatcttttgataccaaataactgtaacatgaattttcttgcaagtcaacctttaaaggttatGATTACAGATATAATATAACACCCGCAATACACACATAAATCATCACAGAAACTGCTGATTATAACCAAGGCCAAACCTGAACCAAACATGGACAGCCTACTCACCGATACGGGCATTCCTCCCCTCTTTTGCACTCGCCCTTCACCCAAAATGAACAGATGTGGGGTCGATTTCTCTTATAATATGGCGTATTTCTGGCCAATTTGAGTAAAATATCACTTGGCGCCTGTGCTTTCCCGAGACTCCCTGATGGCCCATCCTCTGCCAACTAGAGAACAGTGTGAAACCGGTGACTGTCATATCTCACCGAGCACacgataaaaatatattttctcatTTTATGATACTCTGGTAAAGCCAAGTACATACCTGCTTTTCCTGATTGGCTATGTAGTACTCCTTGTTGACATCAGACTTGGGCATTTCATCTTTAATTTTTAAAGCGTGATCTCTGACTTGAACAGGTAATCCttaaaatattaacaacatGTGAAAGCAACAACCATTAATACGCCCATCAAAAGCAGCCTGAATAAACTATCTGGGACGACTCTCTCGGGCTGGGTAGTCTAGGGTAAGGCATAAAATATACCATATTCAAGATCCAGCAGACACGTTTGACAAACGTTTTTCAACTTTGCACATGTCTGACATACTTCTGTCTTTTTAAACCTCATTCTTGCGCCAGGACACCATCGGAAAACCGTGAAGGGTCTGGCACATATCTTACATTCCTTTCCGAACTTCTCTTTTGTCTAAAAGCAGGAATACATACATAATACAATGATTTTAAATTATACAAAGATATAATACAGATAAAAATGATCAAAAAATCCAAGTACATATCCATAACCTAGTAATACATACCATTCGTACATACGGGTTATCTCCCAGGCAGGTCTGACATAGAATGGGAAAATCCTAGAAACAAGACACTAAGTGCATTTAAAAATAGATCATCTTTTTTGCAATATAAACAACAGGAAGTGTGAGAGAAAAAACCCAGTTGTTTGCAACGGGAGATTATAAGTATACATTGGCAGGTGATAATATCATAGTGCTCATCAGTTCATTCATGCCATACTCAACTTGCAGGTTTGTTGACAAATAGAGACCATTTAATTATATTAGGCAGAATCTGAGATGCTTTAAACTCAAAAGCACTTTACAAGATgagacacacatacacatacatgcatactcatactgtaaaacctcgaCTTGAACATCACCCTCATTTGAGTGCCATATCTGATAGAATGCCATTatggaaaggttgaaaaacatTCACCGATCACACAATCGATATTTGAAGGTGATCAGTataagtgtccacaaaattatactaatagcgactcagttacatcaataacaaccattaattctttcgttgttgctgtagtggtttcTGTGGTTTTAGTAACGAAATACCTGAAAAAATCaatcatcacaatcatcagaactacactagGATTCAAAGTCACTATGGTTTAAATCtgatccattgttttcagattcgtccaaaatgtggtttacaatcttccCTGAAGACTTAAAACTTTAAAGCCttttgatgaacgatgagaatactcttcagaaACATCATCCGACGTTATAACTGCCATTGTAATGGCACAACAAAGTTTGTTTTCTAACTACAAAGCTCAACGGTTTTCTCTTAAAAACTTAAAAGTGTCaccatcgaaataattaataactgtatctaaCTAATGTTTCACTGCAAGTATTTGCTTGTTTATCTCGGTCTGACACTTTGATGtatatgaaaaacagtttaACAAAAATGTTGAGGCTGACAGCATCAATGTCGCTCAGCCCGAatgagagtgcaaaatataggtgacattagcatcgcttcgcccataaaaggattaaatttatcttctcaaaattctgacgagctggtcgaaaaatacagcgccaccgtCTATTTAAACGTCATCTCTAATAAAACGACACTAGGGCTTAtaggagaaaggttgaaaaataaaatacaggGCATGTtattcaaatagagattttacggtatttGGGACTTCTCCAGataattcatatatatatacaaatgtttttttaaaggttgacttgcaacaaaattcacattacagttatttgatatcaaaagattcaccatgtctcactctgttgtgttgtaggggccaaatatgtgggaatgtgattacaagctcttagaagctcaaaaacgaacagttaatcgcagccacacgagatcgccgtagtttggattctctttccaaaacggctcaaatgtgacgtagctgtgttagatggtttctgtttacactttcatgcaaccttattcgtcaaaatatttcacaaatatacttcacgcattcaataaaacgagAAACGAGAAAGAGAAAATGAAACACTATAATGGTCttgattaaaaacaaaattttttttacttgcaTAGACAGTCAAAATGCTGTTGCTTCTTCAaagaaattattaaatattatcttTTATAAAATTTCATTAAGTGAATCAAATCATCTTCAGGTGAAGTTAAATTTGGTGTATATAGCTAGTGTTTTTTACTAAACTCTAGCTAAGCAATTGCCTGTCAGCGTGTAAACTAAGCTGCATGTGTTGATTTGGAAGAAAGAGAAATTTGGGGTTATGTGGTTTTCTTGTCACCAGTGGCATTTTCTGGGAATTTTGCTTTAACCTAATGTTCACAGGTTAGGCACTACCAAAGTTataactaccaattctaacaCTATTTTTAATCCAGCCATTGAGCCAATACATCTAATACGACAAGGCTGGTGTATTTATAAGGCTTGTGCGATACTGGACGGTCACAAATAGTGAGCGCTGTAGCACTTAACCCAGCACACATCGTGGTTACGTTGACACTGTCAAAGTTTAATACatgttttcaaacaactgtaatagACCTGCAAGCAATCAACAAGCCTAAAATTGATCTCAGAACAAAATAGGTTTTAAATGGTAAGCAGGCTTTCATGTAAACAGTTCTATTTAATAACAAGTCATCGTCAAGTCTAAACAATGAACAGCCAGCCTATGTAATGCTTTAACATGCATTTAATAACAATTTCCCTTTTTCGTTTTTACACCAATTATGTTGGGTTAGAACGTTGCCTGCTGGTTATGGCACAACAAGATTGTGCAACACAACTCCTCAACACTGATGGGAAATGGCTTGCCATGTTCCAATATAGAGCGAGCTACCTAGTTTTAGTacaaactacaaaaatattcaaCAGAAACTCTTCGATCAACAATGCTAGTGTTAAAATAACGAGTTCCACATACCGCTTCTTCCCATCCTTGCCTATTATACGTATTAGCGCCTTTGGAAGTCGCCATTTCTTCTTCGAGTGGAATCGACGCAGCCAATCAAAAGTTTGTAAAATGATTGATTTAGCGTAGTTGCGAATGTTGTTACGTTGGTAAAAATGAGCAAAATGTACTTTTGtaagttatataaaaatgttgtttttaattttaattatatactaaacatttttcaaaattttgtgtgATACGGTTCTCGTAGCCACTCTGAATGACTCACTAGTGTTTCAGTTTCGAGCGTTTCCATATAGGAAAAGAGGCTTTTTAACATAGGTACGTTAGACAGAGAATGTAATGATCAGAAAAcggttgtttttttaattaaattaatgttAGATATCTGTTTTTAGCGTACTTCAAGGATTTATGCTCTCTCTGTGATAATCCGTATTTACCTGGTAAGTTCACCAATTCACTCATTGCTTCCTAGCTTGTGTTTCGTATCGTAGCCAAATCTTTATGTTGAAAAACTATAGCAATTTCTGATTAgctatattatttcatattgtGTGGTGAATAATGGAATTGTGCTCAATTTGTGACTAAAGTAGTATATGAACATAAGTTCATCCATGAGTTATACCTCGCCTTGCTAGCTCTTCGATTTCCTGCAGCTACCTTTATGCGTATAAAATACTTCACCATAATGTTACTAGGTAATTGCTTTACTTTTGATGTAGGCATTGTGTAACATATGGCTTATAGTCATgatttgtgtttgcttatgtAGGTCATTAACATTTTGGGCTAGCACCAGCCAGAACTAGCAGTGGTTTTGTAGTTAAGTCGAGCTTCCTTTAGTCCTTTCTAACAGTGGCTGCATTATTCAGGCTTGAGCAAAATGCTCATATGGCTATCAAAGTTAGTTTGAACTGGTTTGAACCCTTTTTAAGCTGTTCTGGTTTCACCCTGATTTCTAATTTAACTGCTAAGGAGTGTCAAAACTGCGTTGACATGTTTATGGATTTCTGCTGCATCACATCGAGAGGATAAAATATTGAACTATATTTTAACATGCATTGTTGCTGCCAGTGCTTGGCTAAAAAGTAAAGACATTAATGCTTGTGTTGTCGCTAATGCTCATGCAAGTTTTCGCTGAAATGCGCTGTTTCATGCATGGTAAGGATGTGGTGTACGTCTACCATTGTACATTTTTCTGAGTGTAATCTGATTATGTTGAGTGTATCTGAATAGACTATGTGATCTGCTCATGTATTTGTAGCTATAGTAAGTAACACAAATAGTGCGACAATCTGTTCATTGGGTGAAGAACTTGAAGAACATGTGCGTACTTATTTACCAATTGGCTGCATATGTTTTTATTGGTTCTGAGTATAATTCATTTTTACGCTGTTTGCTGCAAAAGTGTTTAAAAGCATAGGAAAACTGTTAGTCGGCTTGATAGGTAAAAATATACTCTAACTTTTATGCGTTGTAATATGAAGCCATGATaacatacattgtataatagACAAAGGTGAAGGGTAACTCTGTTGCTAATTGTTTTGTTTGCTATCAATTATATCAGCTTAGTCATCATCACCAGGCTATGATCTATTTGATTTTCTGCCAATAATTTAAAGCAGCCTAATAAATGAGGAGGCAAGCCTTAAGCATTTGCAAGGCATAGATAAGAAATCACAAGTAGAATGAACAGTTTGACCTATTTGACAGAATTTATGAGTTATTGTAATTGCCCAGCTGCAGGAGTGTGGTAGAGGCCAGCGGCTAGACACAGTCTCATCATCATTGCCAGAAATTATTGTCAGCAATGAAAACCACCTGCAGTTGCGGTTAAGGTGCAGCAGTGTGTCAACAGCGAGTAGAAGAGAGATATACTTTACCTATCTAGTataaaaatggcaaatgtgGTGATTTGTAGGTTGCAATTAATTATATATCACGGCATTGACTTATGTGAAAGGTTCTGTGGGTGTGATAGATGTTGGAAACTAACCATTCAGGATTTACCCTATGATGGATTGTCGTTTTATGATAAATGGATGAGGTTTGCTCTCTGATGAGATGCAGTTGAAGGTTCTTCTGCCTTGGCACGATTTCAACGTGTCTTTACAATCTTCTCCTTGTGAACAACTTGGTTAATAATCCCTATCGAATGACTGGCCAACTTACCTGGAACACTGAGCATGATAGCCAGAGTAGCCGGAGATGTAATGGCGTATATCATTATGGTAAAGATGAAAATGGGGCATATTGTAAGTCGTTGATTTTGGTGTGTCTCATATCTGTGTGTCCCACAGGCGTTTGCAGAACCCACTGAGCATGACATAAAGGGAGAGTATGACTGGAGGCAAAGAGCAGCACTGGAGTCATCTTGTCTCTGAGACGACACTCGCTTTCTCTCCCGATTGCTCACCGGCTAGCTATCCGCTTCCGATCGCGGGTGGCTCAGAGTATGGACTCTTCTGTCTTGTTGGAGAGCATGTCAAGCACAACAAGTTGATATATCACTTAGGGCCCAAGCTACACTCTGATGATATCATTCTTGAGGTGCAGGGACAGAGGGTAGCCGGTTACACCTCTAGCGATCTCAAAGAGTGGCTACTATCAGCGTCACAAAACTCTAATCCGTTCCTTA
The genomic region above belongs to Watersipora subatra chromosome 1, tzWatSuba1.1, whole genome shotgun sequence and contains:
- the LOC137386036 gene encoding pre-mRNA-splicing factor RBM22-like yields the protein MATSKGANTYNRQGWEEADFPILCQTCLGDNPYVRMTKEKFGKECKICARPFTVFRWCPGARMRFKKTEVCQTCAKLKNVCQTCLLDLEYGLPVQVRDHALKIKDEMPKSDVNKEYYIANQEKQLAEDGPSGSLGKAQAPSDILLKLARNTPYYKRNRPHICSFWVKGECKRGEECPYRHDRPTDPDDPLADQNIKDRFYGQNDPVAHKLLDRYSQMPSISPPDDKSITTLYVGNVTDDMTENDIRNSFYHYGELRSVNIVKGSQCAFVQFTQRSAAETAAEKTFNKLILHGKRLNIKWGKNQAQQGAKESSTPAADVTKVAPVPGLPAAVPMPPEELSNNFFNLPPPVNQMPLRMSPAQSYGIPPMSMLPRPPIAMIASPVMRPGYRAPPPVPPGARPMMPPRPPMMHHYPSQDPTRMGALQTGDSDK